In Micrococcus luteus NCTC 2665, a single window of DNA contains:
- a CDS encoding pyridoxal phosphate-dependent aminotransferase gives MPTPHPRQIRQSAKLLNVRYDVRGPILEEAQRMEAEGHRIMKLNIGNPAPFGFEAPDAVLAAMHQHLPHAQGYSDSKGIYSARTAVSQYYESRGIRDIGVDDVFIGNGVSEMITMVLQALVDDGDEILVPSPDYPLWTGATTLAGGRAVHYRCVEEEGWEPDLEHIESLITERTKGIVLINPNNPTGAVYSRAVLQGIVDVARRHNLVLMADEIYEKITYDGARHINAAGLSDDVLTLTFSGLSKAYRVAGYRSGWVAVSGPKHRAADFLEGLTLLANMRMCANVPAQHAIQVALGGYQSINDLVLPGGRLLEQRNLAQDRLNAIPGVSVQPAHGALYLFPRLDPEVYAIDDDEAFVIELLRAKKILVSHGGAFNYPHSDHFRLVTLPSVKDLDVALDRLEDFLEDWRERHG, from the coding sequence ATGCCGACCCCGCATCCCCGCCAGATCCGCCAGTCCGCCAAGCTGCTGAACGTCCGCTACGACGTGCGCGGCCCCATCCTGGAGGAGGCGCAGCGGATGGAGGCCGAGGGCCACCGGATCATGAAGCTGAACATCGGCAACCCGGCCCCGTTCGGCTTCGAGGCGCCGGACGCCGTCCTGGCGGCGATGCACCAGCACCTGCCGCACGCGCAGGGCTACTCGGACTCCAAGGGCATCTACTCGGCGCGCACCGCCGTCTCGCAGTACTACGAGTCCCGGGGCATCCGGGACATCGGCGTGGACGACGTGTTCATCGGCAACGGCGTGTCCGAGATGATCACCATGGTCTTGCAGGCCCTGGTCGACGACGGCGACGAGATCCTCGTCCCCTCGCCCGACTACCCGCTGTGGACCGGCGCCACCACCCTGGCCGGGGGCCGGGCGGTGCACTACCGCTGCGTCGAGGAGGAGGGCTGGGAGCCCGACCTCGAGCACATCGAGTCCCTCATCACGGAGCGCACCAAGGGCATCGTCCTGATCAACCCGAACAACCCCACCGGCGCGGTCTACTCCCGCGCCGTGCTGCAGGGCATCGTGGACGTGGCCCGCCGCCACAACCTCGTCCTCATGGCGGACGAGATCTACGAGAAGATCACCTACGACGGCGCCCGCCACATCAACGCCGCCGGCCTGTCCGACGACGTGCTCACCCTGACGTTCTCAGGCCTGTCCAAGGCGTACCGGGTGGCGGGCTACCGCTCCGGCTGGGTGGCCGTGTCCGGGCCGAAGCACCGGGCCGCCGACTTCCTCGAGGGCCTGACCCTGCTGGCCAACATGCGGATGTGCGCCAACGTGCCCGCGCAGCACGCCATCCAGGTGGCACTGGGCGGCTACCAGTCCATCAACGACCTCGTCCTGCCCGGCGGCCGGCTGCTCGAGCAGCGCAACCTCGCCCAGGACCGCCTGAACGCCATCCCCGGCGTGTCCGTGCAGCCGGCCCACGGCGCCCTCTACCTGTTCCCGCGGCTGGACCCGGAGGTCTACGCGATCGACGACGACGAGGCGTTCGTCATCGAGCTGCTGCGGGCGAAGAAGATCCTCGTCTCGCACGGCGGGGCGTTCAACTACCCGCACAGCGACCACTTCCGGCTCGTCACGCTGCCCAGCGTGAAGGACCTGGACGTGGCCCTGGACCGCCTCGAGGACTTCCTCGAGGACTGGAGGGAGCGCCATGGCTGA
- a CDS encoding NUDIX hydrolase yields MNTTPAAPDAAGAHPAGPFQTRAGAYALIVDGGRVLLSSWQGPEFLQWTLPGGGIELGESPEEACLREVWEETGHTAELTGLLGVTTGTIPVEKRLRGEPLPLLTVQVLYTARITGGVLRPEVGGSSTDARWFDLAELSELRTASWVTEALARAGVDT; encoded by the coding sequence ATGAACACCACCCCCGCCGCCCCGGACGCCGCCGGAGCGCACCCCGCAGGCCCGTTCCAGACGCGCGCCGGCGCCTACGCCCTGATCGTGGACGGCGGCCGCGTCCTGCTCAGCTCGTGGCAGGGGCCCGAGTTCCTGCAGTGGACGCTGCCCGGCGGCGGCATCGAGCTCGGCGAGAGCCCGGAGGAGGCGTGCCTGCGCGAGGTCTGGGAGGAGACCGGCCACACCGCCGAGCTCACGGGCCTGCTGGGCGTCACGACCGGGACGATCCCGGTGGAGAAGCGCCTGCGGGGCGAGCCGCTGCCCCTGCTCACCGTGCAGGTCCTCTACACCGCCCGCATCACGGGCGGCGTCCTGCGCCCTGAGGTCGGCGGATCCTCGACGGACGCGCGCTGGTTCGACCTCGCGGAGCTCAGCGAGCTGCGCACCGCCTCCTGGGTCACCGAGGCGCTCGCCCGTGCCGGGGTGGACACGTGA
- a CDS encoding glycine betaine ABC transporter substrate-binding protein yields the protein MSRPAHRRPTALAASALALSLALGACARQADAPPTPSASGTPITVVHGGEGLEGAVAAVLARHLRLQGHAVADEDGVAVEQSAWSAAGGDTVAVVDTLALAAADPAAALPSPPSSTPTGTEAGPSMDAVPTASTAAPSPTALPVGDPAADAPAARRILETLLAGQTAAAGTPQDEAPAVLSSSAGVLRLTAVVTQTTAARLELESITDLNGRCESLTAVAPPPLTAAANPDAATALRARLDRLAGCRPETWLADTEDPSAAVVADEAQVALLTDTDPEIDANSLVPLEDDGRVLPEGRLTAVGSAATLDDDAERRIAEVMSALDGDGLRELEWLTTGDDPLPAAEAAQYWLVDHGLEDAPEDWFVPRGSWF from the coding sequence GTGAGCCGCCCCGCCCACCGCCGCCCGACGGCCCTCGCCGCCTCCGCCCTCGCGCTGTCGCTGGCCCTGGGGGCGTGCGCGCGGCAGGCGGACGCCCCGCCGACGCCCTCCGCGTCAGGCACACCGATCACGGTCGTGCACGGCGGCGAGGGCCTGGAGGGCGCCGTCGCGGCGGTCCTGGCCCGTCACCTGCGCCTGCAGGGCCACGCCGTGGCGGACGAGGACGGCGTCGCCGTGGAGCAGTCGGCGTGGTCCGCCGCCGGCGGGGACACGGTCGCCGTCGTGGACACCCTGGCCCTGGCCGCCGCCGACCCCGCAGCGGCGCTGCCGTCCCCGCCGTCGTCGACGCCGACCGGGACGGAGGCCGGCCCGTCCATGGACGCCGTGCCCACCGCCTCGACCGCCGCCCCGAGCCCCACCGCGCTGCCCGTCGGCGACCCCGCGGCCGACGCCCCGGCGGCCCGGCGCATCCTGGAGACGCTGCTCGCCGGGCAGACGGCCGCGGCGGGGACACCGCAGGACGAGGCCCCGGCGGTGCTGTCCTCGTCGGCGGGCGTGCTGCGCCTGACCGCGGTCGTCACCCAGACCACCGCGGCCCGGCTCGAGCTCGAGTCGATCACGGACCTCAACGGCCGGTGCGAGTCGCTCACCGCCGTCGCACCCCCGCCCCTGACCGCCGCGGCGAATCCGGACGCGGCCACGGCCCTGCGCGCCCGCCTGGACCGGCTCGCCGGCTGCCGACCCGAGACCTGGCTGGCCGACACCGAGGACCCGAGCGCCGCCGTCGTCGCGGACGAGGCCCAGGTCGCGCTGCTGACCGACACGGATCCGGAGATCGACGCGAACTCGCTCGTCCCGCTCGAGGACGACGGCCGCGTGCTCCCCGAGGGGCGGCTGACCGCCGTCGGCTCCGCCGCGACGCTGGACGACGACGCCGAACGGCGCATCGCCGAGGTGATGTCCGCCCTCGACGGCGACGGCCTGCGGGAGCTCGAATGGCTCACCACGGGCGACGACCCGCTTCCGGCCGCCGAGGCCGCGCAGTACTGGCTGGTGGACCACGGCCTGGAGGACGCGCCCGAGGACTGGTTCGTGCCCCGCGGCTCCTGGTTCTGA
- a CDS encoding PPK2 family polyphosphate kinase has protein sequence MADTPAAEAGRPARPTDDSVFGAPARELFAARRGDEVRGPADVDAAATPGYGGDKAKGKKDLAARGAVLADLQELLFAQSVRDAPVGEVPSLLVVLQGMDTAGKGGIIRHVIGAMDPLGVHVHAFKAPTPEERAHDFLWRIRPHLPRPGLVSVFDRSHYEDVLVHRVRGLSPLAEVEERYGAIREFEAAVRAAGTRIVKVMLRISPEEQAKRLLARLDDPTKHWKFSESDLDDRAYWDQYMDAYRIAIERTDTEDAPWFIVPADRKWFARLAVQQLIIETLQGMGLDWPKADFDVAAARRRLLAG, from the coding sequence ATGGCTGACACCCCGGCCGCCGAGGCGGGCCGACCCGCCCGCCCCACCGACGACAGCGTCTTCGGCGCCCCCGCCCGGGAGCTGTTCGCCGCCCGCCGCGGGGACGAGGTCCGGGGCCCGGCCGACGTCGACGCCGCCGCGACGCCCGGCTACGGCGGGGACAAGGCGAAGGGCAAGAAGGACCTGGCCGCGCGCGGCGCGGTGCTCGCCGACCTGCAGGAGCTGCTGTTCGCCCAGTCGGTGCGCGACGCGCCCGTGGGGGAGGTGCCGTCCCTGCTGGTGGTCCTGCAGGGCATGGACACCGCCGGCAAGGGCGGGATCATACGCCACGTGATCGGGGCGATGGATCCGCTGGGCGTCCACGTGCACGCGTTCAAGGCGCCGACCCCGGAGGAGCGCGCCCACGACTTCCTGTGGCGCATCCGACCGCACCTCCCGCGGCCCGGCCTGGTCTCCGTGTTCGACCGGTCGCACTACGAGGACGTGCTCGTGCACCGCGTGCGCGGGCTCTCCCCTCTGGCCGAGGTGGAGGAGCGCTACGGGGCCATCCGCGAGTTCGAGGCGGCCGTGCGCGCCGCGGGGACACGGATCGTCAAGGTGATGCTGCGGATCTCGCCGGAGGAGCAGGCCAAGCGCCTGCTGGCCCGCCTGGACGACCCCACGAAGCACTGGAAGTTCAGCGAGAGCGATCTCGATGACCGCGCGTACTGGGACCAGTACATGGACGCGTACCGGATCGCGATCGAGCGGACGGACACCGAGGACGCGCCGTGGTTCATCGTGCCGGCGGACCGCAAGTGGTTCGCGCGGCTGGCGGTGCAGCAGCTGATCATCGAGACCCTGCAGGGGATGGGGCTGGACTGGCCGAAGGCCGACTTCGACGTCGCGGCCGCCCGCCGTCGCCTGCTGGCGGGCTGA